The Salinispora tropica CNB-440 genome has a window encoding:
- the argF gene encoding ornithine carbamoyltransferase, with protein sequence MIRHFLRDDDLTPAEQATVLDLAAGMKADRFGYRPLAGPRSVAVLFDKQSLRTRMSFDAGIAELGGHPMVVDSQVTHLGRGETLADAGRVLSRYVAAIVLRTHGDERIAEIAAHATVPVVNALTDTYHPCQLLADLLTIRERFGGTAGRTLAYVGDTANNMCHSYLLSGAAAGMHVRIAGPVGFSPDPAVLARAEKITAGTGGSVRTGTDPVVAVRDADVVATDTWTSMGQEADGLDRVIPFRPYQVNTALLAHAAPHAIVLHCLPAHRGDEITDEVLDGPQSAVFDQAENRLHAQKALLTFLLRTSLDAPASGGTIRQTA encoded by the coding sequence ATGATCCGGCACTTCCTTCGGGACGACGACCTAACCCCTGCCGAACAGGCGACCGTGCTCGACCTGGCCGCCGGCATGAAGGCGGACCGCTTCGGGTACCGGCCCCTGGCCGGCCCGCGATCGGTGGCGGTGCTCTTCGACAAGCAGAGCCTGCGTACCCGGATGTCCTTCGACGCCGGCATCGCCGAGCTGGGCGGGCATCCGATGGTGGTGGACAGCCAGGTGACCCACCTCGGCCGTGGCGAGACCCTCGCCGACGCGGGACGGGTGCTGTCCCGCTACGTGGCGGCGATCGTGCTGCGGACCCACGGGGACGAACGGATCGCCGAGATCGCCGCGCATGCCACCGTGCCGGTGGTCAACGCGCTCACCGACACGTACCACCCGTGCCAGCTCCTGGCTGACCTTCTCACCATCCGCGAACGCTTCGGCGGCACCGCCGGACGGACGCTGGCGTACGTGGGCGACACGGCGAACAACATGTGCCACTCGTACCTGCTGTCCGGCGCCGCCGCCGGCATGCACGTCCGGATCGCCGGGCCCGTCGGGTTCAGCCCGGACCCAGCCGTGCTGGCCCGGGCGGAGAAGATCACCGCCGGCACCGGCGGGTCGGTGCGCACCGGCACCGACCCGGTGGTCGCGGTCCGCGACGCCGACGTGGTCGCCACCGACACCTGGACCTCGATGGGACAGGAAGCCGACGGGCTGGACCGGGTCATCCCGTTCCGCCCGTACCAGGTCAACACCGCGCTGCTCGCACACGCCGCGCCGCACGCGATCGTGCTGCACTGCCTGCCCGCGCACCGCGGTGACGAGATCACCGATGAGGTGCTCGACGGCCCGCAGAGCGCCGTCTTCGATCAGGCGGAGAACCGGCTGCACGCCCAGAAGGCGCTGTTGACGTTCCTCCTCCGGACATCCCTGGACGCACCGGCGTCGGGCGGCACCATCAGGCAGACGGCATGA
- a CDS encoding arginine repressor translates to MTAPLTRAARHARIVELIRDKAIHSQTELGDLLAGDGIQATQATLSRDLKELGAVTVRGGDGRGVYLIPEDGQRPLREAETAPARLVRLLRELLNGVDASGNIAVLRTPPGAAQFLASALDRAGLPEVVGTIAGDDTILVVAREADGGAALGDQLAGWARREDNVERSTHHD, encoded by the coding sequence ATGACCGCCCCGCTGACCCGCGCCGCCCGGCACGCCCGCATCGTCGAGCTGATCCGGGACAAGGCGATCCACTCGCAGACCGAGCTGGGCGACCTGTTGGCCGGTGACGGTATCCAGGCCACCCAGGCGACCCTCTCCCGGGATCTCAAGGAACTCGGCGCGGTGACCGTACGCGGCGGTGACGGACGCGGCGTCTATCTGATCCCAGAGGACGGCCAGCGTCCGTTGCGGGAGGCCGAGACCGCCCCGGCGCGTCTCGTGCGCCTGCTGCGCGAGCTGCTCAACGGGGTTGACGCCAGCGGCAACATCGCTGTGCTCCGTACCCCGCCCGGCGCGGCCCAGTTCCTGGCCAGCGCGTTGGACCGCGCAGGCCTGCCCGAGGTCGTCGGCACGATCGCCGGCGACGACACCATCCTCGTCGTGGCCCGCGAGGCCGACGGCGGAGCCGCGCTCGGCGACCAACTCGCCGGCTGGGCCCGCCGCGAAGACAACGTTGAAAGGAGCACACACCATGACTGA
- a CDS encoding argininosuccinate synthase, which translates to MTERVVLAYSGGLDTSVAIPYLAEQTGAEVIAVAVDVGQGGEDLEAIRQRALDCGAVESELVDAREEFAAEYCLPAVRANSLYMDRYPLVSALSRPLIVKHLVAAARKHGGTIVSHGCTGKGNDQVRFEVGLGALAPDLRIVAPARDFAWTRDKAIAFAEEKGLPIDVSAKSPYSIDQNLWGRAVETGFLEDIWNPPIEDLYSYTADPAEPRDADEVVITFDAGNPVAIDGETVTPYQAILELNRRAGAQGVGRLDMVEDRLVGIKSREVYEAPGAIALITAHQELEAVTVERDLARFKRSVDQRWGELVYDGLWFSPLKDALDAFVDDAQQHVSGEVRLTLHGGRVTATGRRSEASLYDFGMATYDTGDTFDQSLAKGFVQLWGLPSKLSAARDARLGGAR; encoded by the coding sequence ATGACTGAGCGGGTCGTTCTCGCGTACTCCGGAGGGCTGGACACCTCCGTCGCGATCCCGTACCTGGCCGAGCAGACCGGCGCCGAAGTGATCGCCGTGGCGGTCGACGTCGGGCAGGGCGGTGAGGACCTGGAGGCGATCCGGCAGCGGGCGCTCGACTGCGGGGCCGTGGAGTCCGAGCTGGTTGACGCGCGTGAGGAGTTCGCCGCCGAGTACTGCCTGCCCGCGGTCCGCGCCAACTCCCTCTACATGGACCGGTACCCGCTGGTCTCCGCCCTGTCCCGGCCGCTGATCGTCAAGCACCTGGTGGCCGCTGCCCGCAAACACGGCGGCACCATCGTGTCGCACGGGTGCACCGGCAAGGGCAACGACCAGGTTCGCTTCGAGGTCGGCCTGGGGGCGCTCGCCCCGGATCTGCGGATCGTCGCCCCAGCCCGGGACTTCGCCTGGACCCGGGACAAGGCGATCGCGTTCGCCGAGGAGAAGGGGCTGCCGATCGACGTGTCGGCGAAGTCGCCCTACTCGATCGACCAGAACCTGTGGGGCCGTGCCGTCGAGACCGGCTTCCTGGAGGACATCTGGAACCCGCCGATCGAGGACCTGTACTCGTACACCGCTGACCCGGCCGAGCCGCGGGACGCCGACGAGGTCGTCATCACCTTCGACGCCGGCAACCCGGTCGCCATCGACGGGGAGACGGTCACCCCGTACCAGGCGATCCTGGAGCTGAACCGGCGTGCCGGCGCGCAGGGCGTCGGCCGGCTGGACATGGTCGAGGACCGGCTCGTGGGGATCAAGAGCCGCGAGGTGTACGAGGCGCCGGGCGCGATCGCGCTGATCACCGCCCACCAGGAGCTGGAGGCGGTCACCGTCGAGCGGGACCTCGCCCGGTTCAAGCGCAGCGTGGACCAGCGCTGGGGCGAGCTGGTCTACGACGGCCTGTGGTTCTCTCCGCTGAAGGACGCGCTGGACGCCTTCGTCGACGACGCGCAGCAGCACGTCTCCGGCGAGGTACGGCTCACCCTGCACGGCGGGCGGGTCACCGCCACCGGCCGGCGGTCCGAGGCCAGCCTGTACGACTTCGGCATGGCCACCTACGACACCGGTGACACCTTCGACCAGTCCCTGGCCAAGGGGTTCGTGCAGCTGTGGGGCCTGCCCAGCAAGTTGTCGGCGGCGCGGGACGCCCGGCTGGGTGGGGCGCGGTGA
- the argH gene encoding argininosuccinate lyase, translating to MGGVDDKSLTENSAATNRTSLWGARFAGGPAEALARLSVSVQFDWRLAPYDLAGSRAHARVLAGAGLLDAEELGQILAALDDLEAACAAGTFRPTVDDEDVHTALERGLLERLGRLGGKLRAGRSRNDQVATDLRLYLRDHARGVAAALVELAEALVEQAGRHVDTATPGMTHLQPAQPVTFGHWLLAHVQPLLRDLQRLRDWDHRTAVSPLGAGALAGSGLPLDPMAVARELGFRTSFANSMDAVADRDFVAEFLFTTALIGVHLSRLGEEVVLWTSREFGWVELDDAFATGSSIMPQKKNADIAELARGKSGRLVGGLVNVLTMLKGLPMTYDRDMQEDKEPAFDAVDTLELLLPALAGMISTMTVRVDRLVAAAPEGFSLATEVADWLVRREVPFREAHEITGRLVALCVARDCALDEVSDADLAAVSEHLDPSVRDVLSVRSALAARITPGSTGPGPVADQLAAAADQLAGWREWAAERVVPR from the coding sequence ATGGGCGGGGTGGACGACAAGAGCCTGACCGAGAACAGCGCAGCCACCAATCGGACCAGCCTGTGGGGAGCCCGCTTCGCGGGCGGCCCGGCCGAGGCACTCGCCCGGCTGTCGGTGAGCGTGCAGTTCGATTGGCGGCTCGCCCCCTACGACCTCGCGGGATCCCGGGCGCACGCCCGGGTCCTGGCCGGTGCCGGCCTGCTGGACGCCGAGGAGCTGGGACAGATCCTGGCGGCCCTGGACGACCTGGAGGCCGCCTGCGCCGCCGGCACGTTCCGGCCCACGGTTGACGACGAGGACGTGCACACCGCCCTGGAGCGGGGGCTGCTGGAACGACTCGGCCGGCTCGGCGGCAAACTGCGCGCCGGCCGCTCCCGCAACGACCAGGTCGCCACGGACCTGCGGCTCTACCTGCGCGACCACGCCCGGGGCGTGGCCGCTGCGCTGGTCGAGCTGGCCGAGGCGTTGGTCGAGCAGGCCGGACGGCACGTGGACACCGCAACACCGGGCATGACGCATCTGCAGCCCGCCCAGCCGGTCACCTTCGGGCACTGGCTGCTCGCCCATGTGCAGCCGCTGCTGCGCGACCTCCAGCGGCTGCGTGACTGGGACCACCGCACCGCGGTCAGTCCGCTCGGAGCCGGTGCCCTCGCCGGCTCCGGCCTGCCGCTGGACCCGATGGCGGTCGCCCGGGAACTCGGCTTCCGCACGTCCTTCGCCAACTCGATGGACGCCGTGGCCGACCGGGACTTCGTCGCCGAGTTCCTCTTCACCACCGCGCTGATCGGCGTGCACCTGTCTCGTCTCGGCGAGGAGGTGGTGCTGTGGACGTCGCGGGAGTTCGGTTGGGTGGAGCTGGATGACGCCTTCGCCACCGGCTCGTCGATCATGCCGCAGAAGAAGAACGCGGACATCGCCGAGTTGGCCCGAGGCAAGTCCGGCCGGCTCGTCGGCGGGCTGGTGAACGTGCTCACCATGCTCAAGGGCCTGCCGATGACCTACGACCGGGACATGCAGGAGGACAAGGAGCCCGCCTTCGACGCGGTGGACACGCTGGAGCTGCTCCTGCCGGCCCTCGCGGGGATGATCTCCACGATGACGGTACGGGTCGACCGGCTGGTCGCCGCCGCGCCGGAGGGCTTCTCGCTCGCCACCGAGGTGGCCGACTGGCTGGTCCGCCGTGAGGTGCCGTTCCGCGAGGCACACGAGATCACCGGCCGGTTGGTGGCGCTCTGCGTGGCCCGGGACTGCGCGCTCGACGAGGTCTCCGACGCCGACCTCGCCGCGGTCAGCGAGCACCTCGACCCGTCGGTGCGCGACGTGCTGTCGGTCCGGAGCGCGCTCGCCGCCCGCATCACCCCCGGCTCCACCGGCCCGGGACCGGTCGCCGACCAGCTCGCCGCCGCCGCCGACCAGCTCGCCGGCTGGCGGGAGTGGGCCGCCGAACGGGTCGTCCCCCGCTGA
- a CDS encoding DNA-3-methyladenine glycosylase — protein MTAYPEPADGLAQLAGLLAGPVVPAARSLLGVQLDAGGVTLRITEVEAYAGTAEDPASHAHRGRTPRNAAMFGPAGHVYVYFTYGMHWALNVVTGPEGEAAAVLVRAGEVVTGHAQARSRRPTARSDRELARGPARLCAALGIDRSAYGRYLLGDGPIRLRPPLEPVPETAVAAGPRVGVTGAHDVPWRFWIAGDPTVSAYRRHVPRRRPVRPGAR, from the coding sequence GTGACGGCGTACCCCGAACCCGCGGATGGTCTCGCGCAGCTGGCGGGCCTGCTCGCCGGGCCGGTCGTGCCGGCGGCGCGGAGCCTGCTCGGCGTCCAGCTCGACGCCGGCGGGGTCACCCTCCGCATCACCGAGGTCGAGGCGTACGCGGGCACGGCCGAGGACCCGGCCTCGCACGCCCACCGGGGGCGTACTCCCCGCAACGCGGCGATGTTCGGCCCGGCCGGGCACGTCTACGTCTACTTCACGTACGGCATGCACTGGGCTCTGAACGTGGTGACGGGGCCGGAAGGCGAGGCCGCGGCGGTGCTGGTGCGGGCGGGGGAGGTCGTCACCGGCCACGCCCAGGCCCGGTCCCGTCGTCCGACGGCACGATCCGACCGCGAGCTCGCGCGAGGCCCGGCCCGGCTCTGCGCCGCGCTGGGCATCGACCGGTCGGCGTACGGGCGGTACCTGCTCGGCGACGGCCCGATTCGGCTGCGTCCACCCCTCGAACCGGTGCCGGAAACGGCCGTGGCGGCCGGGCCACGGGTCGGTGTCACCGGGGCGCACGACGTGCCGTGGCGGTTCTGGATCGCCGGTGACCCGACCGTCAGCGCCTACCGCCGCCACGTACCCCGGCGACGGCCGGTTCGCCCCGGTGCCCGATAG
- a CDS encoding DUF397 domain-containing protein — MADLSSAQWRKSTRSSSNGGACVEVADNLFGIVGVRDSKDPTGPALVFGPAAWRAFVAQLPEQH, encoded by the coding sequence ATGGCTGACCTGAGCAGCGCCCAGTGGCGCAAGAGCACCCGTAGCAGCTCCAATGGCGGGGCATGTGTCGAGGTCGCCGACAACCTTTTCGGCATCGTCGGCGTCCGGGACAGCAAGGACCCGACCGGGCCAGCGTTGGTGTTCGGGCCGGCAGCGTGGCGGGCGTTCGTCGCGCAGCTCCCCGAGCAGCACTGA
- a CDS encoding Scr1 family TA system antitoxin-like transcriptional regulator, producing MNRVVQIAMAEAGETADSIAARVGVDPKTVARWVTQGRIPQTRHRAQVAELLKRDVFDLWPDAQRRKEPAWFRPWTEVERDAVGLRWFESAVLPGLLQTEEYARAVLSSGPLISDVENHIGIRLQRQAAVFERPRRPLSVFVIDEAALRRGAREIMEPQLDHLMMMAQQPNVMVHVLPLDAGLHPGQAGPFVIATSPDGDDVGYVDDQAAGRITKDVAMLWAVWDTVRSVALPRNQTIDFLKARSWLT from the coding sequence ATGAACCGTGTCGTACAGATTGCCATGGCCGAGGCGGGCGAAACCGCCGACAGCATCGCTGCTCGGGTTGGAGTTGACCCGAAGACCGTTGCCCGGTGGGTGACCCAGGGACGGATACCTCAGACGCGGCACCGTGCCCAGGTGGCCGAGCTCCTCAAGCGGGACGTATTCGATCTCTGGCCGGACGCTCAGAGACGCAAGGAGCCCGCCTGGTTCCGCCCGTGGACCGAAGTCGAACGAGACGCCGTTGGGCTACGGTGGTTTGAGTCGGCTGTGCTGCCAGGGCTGCTACAAACCGAGGAGTACGCCCGCGCCGTCCTCAGCAGCGGCCCCCTGATCAGCGATGTGGAGAACCACATCGGCATCCGACTACAGCGGCAGGCCGCCGTGTTCGAGCGTCCCCGACGGCCGCTGTCCGTTTTCGTGATCGACGAGGCCGCACTGCGCCGTGGCGCACGAGAGATCATGGAGCCTCAGCTCGATCACCTCATGATGATGGCTCAACAACCGAACGTCATGGTGCACGTACTACCGCTTGACGCCGGCCTACACCCAGGTCAAGCCGGACCGTTTGTCATCGCCACCTCACCGGACGGTGATGATGTCGGCTACGTGGACGACCAGGCCGCAGGCCGCATCACGAAGGACGTGGCGATGCTGTGGGCGGTCTGGGATACCGTAAGGTCGGTTGCGCTTCCACGTAACCAAACCATCGACTTCCTGAAAGCGCGATCATGGCTGACCTGA
- a CDS encoding universal stress protein yields the protein MLMNRPVVVGVDGSPSSLVAAEHAARAAVLRSRPLHLVHGYLHPSGYGVPINPYELGIPKPNDEAQSMLDQLAADLADRWPGLTTEVRQVAGGPGATLVEESRRAELVVVGSRGHGGFAGLLLGSVGSQVTAHAQSPVLVVRPTEGPIAVGGPVLVGVDGSELAEVAVGQAADEATRQQTELVLVHVHPPGATDAAEVLDTAAAAVRGSHPGLTVTTRQLRAEKPDQALIDASRDAALMVVGSRGRGGFTGMLLGSVSQSLVQHAHCPVLVAHPYGRAR from the coding sequence GTGCTGATGAACCGACCCGTAGTGGTAGGAGTGGACGGCTCACCGTCGAGCCTGGTGGCGGCGGAGCATGCCGCCCGCGCCGCGGTGCTGCGGTCGCGACCGCTGCACCTGGTGCACGGCTACCTGCATCCGTCGGGGTACGGGGTTCCGATCAACCCGTACGAGTTGGGAATTCCGAAGCCGAACGACGAGGCGCAGTCGATGCTGGATCAGCTAGCGGCCGACCTGGCCGACCGCTGGCCCGGGCTGACCACCGAGGTACGGCAGGTCGCCGGCGGGCCGGGAGCCACGCTGGTGGAGGAGTCCCGCCGAGCGGAGCTGGTCGTGGTGGGTAGCCGGGGTCACGGCGGCTTCGCCGGGCTGCTGCTCGGCTCGGTCGGTTCTCAGGTCACGGCGCACGCCCAGAGCCCGGTGCTGGTGGTCCGCCCCACCGAGGGGCCGATTGCGGTGGGCGGGCCGGTGCTGGTCGGGGTGGATGGGTCGGAGTTGGCGGAGGTGGCGGTCGGGCAGGCAGCCGACGAGGCCACCCGGCAACAGACCGAGCTGGTGCTGGTGCACGTCCACCCACCCGGTGCGACCGACGCCGCGGAGGTGCTCGACACCGCTGCGGCGGCGGTCCGCGGCAGCCATCCGGGGCTGACCGTGACCACCCGACAGCTGCGGGCGGAGAAGCCGGACCAGGCGCTGATCGACGCGAGCCGGGACGCTGCCCTGATGGTCGTGGGCAGCCGGGGGCGGGGCGGGTTCACCGGGATGCTGCTCGGCTCGGTCAGCCAGTCTCTGGTGCAGCACGCCCACTGTCCGGTGCTCGTGGCCCACCCGTACGGTCGAGCACGCTGA
- a CDS encoding universal stress protein, with protein sequence MTSNAGAPVVVGVDGSAAALDAVRVAVREAEYRQRPLRVVHAFIWPLTGAPLTPVPGAPVTAGLRNQAEQYVTEAVEQARKISPDLRITGVVVDGAPTPVLIEEAQGAVLTVLGHRGLGGFAGLLLGSVTVQVSARATSPVLVVRGEPRADGPVVVGVDGSQLSTEAVAFAFEEAARRDAPLVALHAWLFPTPVGPGDILPLVYDLDAVEGEEERTLAESLAGFAEQYPQVQVRHRVVRGSPARVLVEASKSAQLVVVGAHGRGALGGLLLGSVSHAVLHHGHSPLAIVRRPTG encoded by the coding sequence ATGACGAGCAACGCCGGAGCCCCGGTTGTGGTGGGTGTGGACGGCTCCGCCGCCGCGCTGGACGCGGTCCGGGTAGCGGTACGCGAGGCGGAGTACCGGCAGCGCCCGCTACGGGTGGTGCACGCCTTCATCTGGCCGTTGACCGGTGCCCCGTTGACCCCGGTTCCCGGCGCCCCGGTCACCGCCGGGCTGCGCAATCAGGCCGAACAGTATGTGACAGAGGCTGTGGAACAGGCCCGCAAGATCTCCCCCGACCTGCGGATCACTGGTGTCGTGGTCGACGGCGCGCCGACCCCGGTGCTGATCGAGGAGGCGCAGGGAGCGGTGCTGACGGTGCTCGGCCACCGGGGACTGGGCGGCTTCGCCGGGCTGCTACTCGGCTCGGTCACCGTGCAGGTCTCCGCCCGGGCGACGAGCCCGGTGCTGGTCGTCCGAGGTGAACCGCGCGCGGACGGCCCGGTCGTGGTGGGTGTGGACGGTTCGCAGCTGTCCACCGAGGCGGTCGCCTTCGCATTCGAGGAAGCGGCCCGCCGGGATGCTCCGCTGGTAGCCCTGCACGCCTGGCTCTTCCCCACCCCCGTCGGCCCGGGAGACATCCTGCCCCTGGTCTACGACCTGGACGCCGTCGAGGGTGAGGAGGAGCGGACTCTCGCCGAGTCGCTCGCCGGCTTCGCCGAACAGTATCCGCAGGTACAGGTGCGGCACCGGGTCGTGCGGGGTTCTCCGGCCCGGGTGCTGGTGGAGGCGTCGAAGAGCGCCCAGTTGGTGGTCGTCGGCGCACACGGGCGCGGCGCCCTCGGCGGGCTGCTACTCGGCTCGGTCAGCCACGCGGTCCTGCATCACGGGCACAGCCCACTGGCCATCGTCCGACGCCCCACCGGATAG
- a CDS encoding GNAT family N-acetyltransferase, with translation MSADLRLRPVLDDDLPFFFLHQQDVEASWMAAFGPADPADRTAFDAHWKRIRTDPTVVSRTVVVGSEVVGHVHAFPADGRTEISYWIDPGRWGRGYATGALTVLLGELPRRPVRARVAKDNRASLAVLRKCGFVVTGEDQGYAPGRGAEVQEWILEFAGPAPSPALS, from the coding sequence GTGTCCGCCGATCTGCGCCTGCGCCCCGTACTCGACGATGATCTGCCGTTCTTCTTCCTCCACCAGCAGGACGTCGAGGCCAGTTGGATGGCGGCGTTCGGTCCGGCCGACCCCGCCGACCGGACCGCGTTCGACGCGCACTGGAAGCGGATCCGCACCGACCCGACGGTGGTGTCGCGGACGGTGGTTGTCGGCAGTGAGGTGGTAGGCCACGTGCACGCCTTTCCCGCCGACGGACGCACCGAGATCAGCTACTGGATCGATCCGGGTCGCTGGGGTCGGGGGTACGCGACCGGTGCGCTCACTGTCCTGCTGGGTGAGCTGCCCCGCCGGCCGGTGCGCGCCCGGGTGGCCAAAGACAACCGCGCCTCCCTCGCCGTGCTCCGCAAGTGCGGCTTCGTCGTCACCGGTGAGGACCAGGGGTACGCCCCCGGACGTGGCGCCGAGGTCCAGGAATGGATCTTGGAGTTCGCCGGCCCGGCCCCATCACCCGCGCTGAGCTGA
- a CDS encoding PaaI family thioesterase, with product MDEPDLNGGFVALLGLSYDEVSADRVVLHWQVRPELHQPYGIQHGGVYCSVVETAASIGGATWLGDRGQVVGVSNQTDFLRAVRSGELTAVGTPIHRGRSQQLWQVEITDDGDRLVARGQVRLQNLATAT from the coding sequence ATGGACGAGCCAGATCTGAACGGCGGCTTCGTGGCGCTGCTGGGGCTGAGCTACGACGAGGTCAGCGCCGACCGGGTGGTCCTCCACTGGCAGGTCCGCCCCGAGCTACACCAGCCGTACGGCATCCAGCACGGCGGCGTCTACTGCTCGGTGGTCGAGACCGCGGCGAGCATCGGCGGGGCCACCTGGCTGGGCGACCGGGGGCAGGTCGTCGGCGTGTCGAACCAGACCGATTTCCTGCGCGCGGTCCGGTCGGGCGAGCTGACCGCCGTTGGCACCCCGATCCACCGCGGCCGCAGTCAACAGCTGTGGCAGGTGGAGATCACCGACGACGGTGACCGCCTGGTGGCGCGCGGACAGGTCCGGCTACAGAATCTGGCGACGGCGACCTGA
- the tyrS gene encoding tyrosine--tRNA ligase: MTDTSPPPQGRDTLFDDLRWRGLIQDSTGLDELRALLDGPGAAFYVGFDPTASSLHVGSLMQVVTARRLQLAGHRPLLLVGGATGQIGDPKESAERVLNSPEVVAGWVARIRDQLAPFVSYQGANAAQLVNNLDWTGEMSVVEFLRDVGKHFPVNRMLAREVVRARLESGISFTEFSYQLLQANDFFELHRRHGCQLQFGGSDQWGNITAGVDYIRRRGAGPVEAFTTPLVTKSDGTKFGKTEGGAVWLDPELTSPYAFYQFWVNAEDRDVARYLRYFSFRPRAELEALEKEAAERPAARVAQRALAEELTTLVHGEREMAQVVAASQALFGRGSLADLSPATLRAALTEAGLVHLDELPDVVGLLKESGLVPSNKEARRVIAEGGAYLNNNRVSSTEATVAPADLLHDRYLVLRRGKRSFAGVELRK; encoded by the coding sequence GTGACCGACACCAGTCCCCCGCCGCAAGGGCGGGACACACTCTTCGACGATCTGCGCTGGCGTGGCCTGATCCAGGACTCCACCGGCCTCGACGAGCTGCGCGCGTTGCTCGACGGCCCGGGGGCGGCCTTCTATGTGGGCTTCGACCCGACCGCGTCGAGCCTGCACGTCGGTAGCCTCATGCAGGTCGTCACCGCCCGGCGGCTCCAACTCGCCGGTCACCGGCCGCTGCTGCTGGTCGGCGGGGCGACCGGGCAGATCGGTGACCCGAAGGAGAGCGCCGAGCGGGTTCTCAACTCGCCCGAGGTGGTGGCCGGCTGGGTGGCCCGGATCCGGGATCAGCTGGCCCCCTTCGTGTCGTACCAGGGGGCGAACGCGGCGCAGCTGGTCAATAACCTGGACTGGACCGGCGAGATGTCGGTGGTGGAGTTCCTGCGGGATGTCGGCAAGCACTTCCCGGTCAACCGGATGCTGGCACGCGAGGTGGTGCGGGCCCGACTGGAGAGCGGGATCAGCTTCACCGAGTTCAGCTACCAGCTGCTCCAGGCCAACGACTTCTTCGAACTACACCGCCGCCACGGGTGTCAGCTTCAGTTCGGTGGCTCCGACCAGTGGGGCAACATCACTGCTGGCGTCGACTACATCCGTCGTCGGGGCGCGGGGCCGGTGGAGGCGTTCACCACGCCGTTGGTCACCAAGTCGGACGGTACGAAGTTCGGCAAGACCGAGGGCGGAGCGGTCTGGCTCGACCCGGAGCTGACCAGTCCGTACGCGTTCTACCAGTTCTGGGTCAACGCGGAGGATCGCGACGTCGCCCGCTACCTGCGCTACTTCAGCTTCCGTCCCCGGGCCGAGCTGGAGGCGTTGGAGAAGGAGGCAGCGGAGCGGCCTGCCGCACGCGTCGCCCAGCGGGCGCTTGCCGAGGAGCTGACCACCCTGGTGCACGGCGAGCGGGAGATGGCTCAGGTGGTCGCCGCGAGCCAGGCGTTGTTCGGCCGAGGGTCGCTGGCGGATCTCTCGCCGGCGACGCTGCGCGCCGCCCTGACCGAGGCGGGCCTGGTCCACCTCGACGAGTTGCCCGACGTGGTCGGGCTACTCAAGGAGTCTGGTCTGGTGCCGAGCAACAAGGAAGCCCGTCGGGTGATCGCTGAGGGGGGTGCCTACCTGAACAACAACCGGGTGTCCTCGACGGAGGCGACTGTCGCTCCGGCGGACCTGTTGCACGATCGCTACCTGGTCCTGCGTCGGGGGAAGCGATCCTTCGCCGGTGTTGAACTGCGAAAATAG
- a CDS encoding Replicase polyprotein 1ab codes for MARHLVAVGQLIDEDPAEALAHALAARRLAARIAAVREAVGLAAYHAGEWQTAVAELRTYHRMTGLQSHLAVLADCERALGRPERAIDLYRGADRKELDRAVAGELLIVAAGARGDLGQKDAAVAMLQVPELTGEAAEPWTVRLRYAYADALLAGGRREEAREWFSRAAEVDTDGATDAAERLLELDGVMIEGDEEDEVEDVAAGPDALGAGSAQPDAELVDGDAFDAELTGARDGADDARDDGEPGAGSAPLAPEADAGDPSDLDVQRSGGDSESPADGDEAGTGR; via the coding sequence GTGGCCCGCCATCTGGTCGCAGTCGGTCAGCTGATTGATGAGGACCCGGCCGAGGCGCTGGCGCATGCCCTCGCAGCTCGGCGGCTCGCCGCTCGTATCGCTGCCGTCCGTGAGGCAGTCGGCCTGGCTGCTTACCACGCCGGCGAATGGCAGACAGCGGTCGCCGAACTGCGGACGTACCACCGGATGACCGGCCTACAGAGTCACCTCGCGGTGCTGGCCGACTGCGAGCGGGCACTCGGCCGTCCGGAGCGGGCGATCGATCTGTACCGGGGCGCGGACCGGAAGGAACTGGACCGCGCGGTCGCTGGGGAACTGCTGATCGTTGCTGCTGGCGCACGGGGTGACCTGGGCCAGAAGGACGCTGCGGTGGCGATGCTCCAGGTACCGGAACTAACCGGCGAAGCGGCGGAGCCGTGGACGGTACGGCTGCGGTACGCGTACGCGGATGCGTTGCTCGCGGGGGGCCGGCGTGAGGAGGCCCGAGAGTGGTTCTCCCGTGCGGCGGAGGTCGACACTGACGGAGCGACCGATGCGGCCGAGCGTCTGTTGGAGCTCGACGGTGTGATGATCGAGGGCGACGAGGAGGACGAGGTCGAGGACGTCGCCGCTGGCCCGGACGCCCTCGGTGCGGGGTCGGCACAGCCGGATGCTGAACTCGTTGACGGGGATGCGTTCGATGCTGAGCTCACCGGGGCCCGAGACGGCGCTGACGACGCCCGGGACGACGGTGAGCCCGGGGCAGGGAGCGCACCCCTGGCGCCGGAGGCCGATGCTGGTGACCCGAGCGATCTCGATGTACAGCGATCCGGTGGCGACTCGGAAAGCCCGGCCGACGGCGATGAGGCGGGTACCGGGAGGTGA